From Vallitalea longa, one genomic window encodes:
- a CDS encoding WXG100 family type VII secretion target, with protein MDSNFQVTTRLLTEKATVVNNINEDFKETMKQIRDLINGLDREWKSDAAREFVEKFNSLYTEFNNYYRVVDSYKQFLIKAAEDYVAAETKIQQGIS; from the coding sequence ATGGATAGTAATTTTCAAGTTACAACTAGATTATTAACTGAAAAAGCAACTGTTGTAAATAATATAAATGAAGATTTTAAAGAAACTATGAAACAAATTAGAGATTTAATAAATGGTTTAGACCGGGAATGGAAAAGTGATGCTGCAAGAGAGTTTGTTGAAAAATTCAATAGTCTTTATACAGAATTTAATAATTATTATCGAGTAGTAGATTCTTATAAACAATTCTTAATAAAAGCTGCTGAAGATTATGTTGCAGCAGAAACAAAAATTCAACAGGGTATTTCTTAA
- a CDS encoding LytR/AlgR family response regulator transcription factor, whose translation MVKVVLCDSSTSYMEKVKKQIQKIIDNTGYNMKITLLTTKLKQVMDYLEVDEGISIYIIDVDYEDNHLIGIKLAKKIRQKDRNAYIVFNTMRTDSVYNVMTGLIRPSGFFKKPIKIDDLQILMGDIYRDYLNLQGESEDIFHVNIGSIIYHIEYKRILYFEAFQKKVYIHTLNQRIGYYDSLSELVKRLDDQFVRCHRSYLVNVDNIKRVSFNDMVLEMKNGGKIDISRTYKSMLKEKLNIE comes from the coding sequence GTGGTGAAAGTTGTTTTGTGTGATAGCTCAACTTCATATATGGAGAAAGTGAAGAAACAAATACAAAAGATAATAGATAATACTGGGTATAACATGAAAATAACATTACTAACCACCAAATTGAAACAAGTAATGGATTACTTGGAAGTAGACGAAGGCATTTCAATCTATATTATTGATGTTGATTATGAAGATAATCATCTAATAGGTATAAAATTGGCTAAGAAGATAAGACAGAAGGATAGAAATGCATATATTGTATTTAATACTATGCGTACAGACTCTGTATATAATGTAATGACAGGGCTTATAAGACCATCAGGATTTTTTAAGAAACCTATTAAAATAGATGATCTACAGATTCTAATGGGGGATATTTACAGAGATTATCTGAATCTACAGGGGGAGAGCGAGGATATATTTCATGTAAATATAGGATCGATTATATATCATATAGAATATAAACGTATATTGTACTTTGAAGCTTTTCAAAAAAAAGTATATATACATACTCTTAATCAGAGAATAGGTTATTATGATAGTTTATCAGAATTGGTCAAGAGACTTGATGATCAATTTGTACGTTGCCATAGAAGTTATCTGGTGAATGTGGATAATATTAAAAGGGTATCTTTCAATGATATGGTCCTTGAAATGAAGAATGGTGGGAAAATAGATATATCACGTACATATAAGAGTATGTTAAAAGAGAAATTGAATATAGAATAG
- a CDS encoding TNT domain-containing protein, whose protein sequence is MGNISIRTGELHNDQYQLKRCLDRITEIEDSFRNIKYSLDRDIKYRNGIDSKMTNIENKLGEISNDLYRLSDFLKNTKDDYEYAEKEIECLACSLNNVTQPKITEKSNQHDNPFLKGVRFLSKIGLFGIIGGLFTTIENLSKFFSNKKVVNNTVKHTDLSYNKSRYKYDEDVDFKVFNGLILEEGIYQGKIKDDIKGKDIVDLKKSLENVLKNYEGYKVDLKDENGNYNCDIDGNLDEAVYKFLYGYREYHPGNYLRFTYDALPGEYKLKTLLHWVDMAENDYSTLEFVVNLLPKEYFENIPPLPLQDNEIGMITNENKYESSDAYEYYIKYYFPLDALNEVNYLNDLEQVKRTSFNSWARLTYGSSKAEQKEEFGVGLLFGLSIAPLKTVYDTVEGIYSFIQDPAQVKVFAEFMGKAVVNSEYREALWTMITQAIEQWKISYDEAEPYEKGIIIGSLIGEALLSALEGGKSAVDIVKFVKNGGFKKAIKGVIETTKKINKIISAKLDDLPDLIRDITRIKNCYEVVTPEGIIYKIDIDDLPDEKIKLLDEMIDGGVDSIKKVDRLRIDKWDYTPTDELYLKYKKVYDDPLFYDQATGKIHWPVDDGFKAGTKGDSIIKEGKVFKRYGENTGEFLGSATDSFESRALAPHSENASIHYYQLTEDYKMTSGKAAPWFGSDGGADQFVKYKPDGTKYTIKELEDAGILEDITDLVERGEILID, encoded by the coding sequence TTGGGTAATATATCAATAAGAACTGGTGAACTTCATAATGATCAATACCAACTTAAAAGATGTTTAGATAGAATTACAGAAATAGAAGATTCATTTCGTAATATAAAATATTCTTTAGATAGGGATATAAAATATCGAAATGGTATTGATAGCAAAATGACAAACATTGAAAACAAATTAGGTGAAATATCTAATGATTTATATAGATTGAGTGATTTTCTTAAGAATACAAAAGATGATTATGAATACGCAGAGAAAGAAATAGAATGTCTTGCATGTAGTCTTAATAATGTAACTCAGCCTAAGATTACAGAAAAATCAAATCAACATGATAATCCTTTTCTAAAAGGAGTGAGATTTTTATCTAAAATAGGGCTCTTTGGAATTATTGGAGGGCTTTTTACTACTATTGAAAATCTAAGCAAATTTTTCTCAAATAAAAAGGTTGTTAATAATACTGTCAAACATACCGATTTAAGTTATAATAAATCTAGATATAAATATGATGAAGATGTAGATTTTAAAGTCTTTAATGGATTAATATTAGAAGAAGGAATATATCAAGGTAAAATTAAAGATGATATTAAGGGGAAAGATATAGTTGACCTTAAGAAATCACTTGAAAATGTTCTGAAGAACTATGAAGGCTATAAAGTTGACCTGAAAGATGAAAATGGTAATTATAACTGCGATATTGATGGGAATTTAGATGAAGCAGTATATAAATTCCTATATGGATATAGAGAATACCATCCAGGAAATTATTTAAGATTCACTTATGATGCACTACCAGGCGAATATAAGCTAAAAACACTCTTGCATTGGGTAGATATGGCAGAGAATGATTACAGCACTCTTGAATTTGTCGTTAATCTATTACCTAAAGAATATTTCGAAAATATACCACCTCTTCCACTTCAAGATAATGAAATAGGCATGATAACTAATGAAAATAAATACGAAAGTTCAGATGCATACGAATATTACATAAAATATTATTTTCCTCTAGATGCATTAAATGAAGTTAATTACTTAAATGATCTAGAACAAGTTAAGAGAACTAGTTTTAACAGCTGGGCCAGACTAACTTATGGTTCAAGTAAAGCAGAACAGAAGGAAGAATTTGGTGTTGGACTATTATTTGGACTTTCAATAGCACCGCTAAAAACAGTCTATGATACGGTAGAAGGTATATATAGTTTTATACAAGATCCAGCACAGGTTAAAGTATTTGCAGAATTTATGGGGAAAGCTGTGGTTAATAGTGAGTATAGAGAAGCATTATGGACAATGATTACCCAAGCTATAGAACAATGGAAGATATCATATGATGAGGCGGAACCTTATGAAAAAGGAATTATAATAGGAAGTCTAATTGGTGAAGCTCTACTATCTGCACTTGAAGGTGGTAAGTCGGCAGTAGATATAGTTAAATTCGTCAAGAACGGCGGATTCAAAAAAGCAATAAAAGGTGTAATTGAAACAACAAAGAAAATCAATAAAATCATATCTGCCAAACTAGATGATCTGCCTGATCTAATTAGAGATATTACTCGTATAAAAAATTGTTACGAGGTAGTGACACCAGAAGGAATCATATATAAAATAGATATTGATGACTTACCAGATGAGAAGATCAAGTTATTGGATGAGATGATTGACGGTGGAGTAGATTCAATAAAAAAAGTAGATCGATTAAGAATTGATAAGTGGGACTATACTCCAACTGATGAATTATATCTAAAATATAAAAAAGTATATGATGATCCATTATTCTATGATCAAGCTACAGGTAAGATCCATTGGCCTGTTGATGATGGATTTAAAGCAGGTACAAAAGGTGATTCTATAATAAAAGAAGGTAAAGTTTTTAAAAGATATGGCGAAAATACTGGTGAATTTTTAGGAAGTGCAACGGATTCTTTTGAATCAAGAGCATTAGCACCACATAGCGAAAATGCTTCAATCCATTACTATCAACTAACTGAAGATTATAAAATGACATCGGGCAAGGCAGCGCCATGGTTTGGAAGTGATGGAGGTGCAGACCAATTTGTTAAATATAAACCAGATGGAACAAAATATACAATTAAAGAACTAGAGGATGCTGGAATATTAGAAGATATTACAGATCTGGTAGAAAGAGGTGAAATTTTAATTGATTAA
- a CDS encoding HD-GYP domain-containing protein: MIYKNVDIQETIDLINNHGKRVGILAFDLSKQLDLPDKYWFLNYIAGRWHDFGKIAIPFYILNKPTRLSIHECEIMKKHPTYSYALLNLCGFGMYVKKAILYHHEDYCGTGYPYGLAKENIPLSSRILRICDIYDALTEDRVYRDKLSYHMALSIMDKDCNNGKLDYHIYSVFKTMMRSRTVNTYSQIYRTGSW; the protein is encoded by the coding sequence ATGATTTATAAAAACGTAGATATACAAGAAACAATTGACCTGATTAATAATCATGGTAAAAGAGTAGGTATCTTAGCATTTGATTTATCAAAACAATTAGATTTACCTGATAAATATTGGTTTCTAAACTATATAGCAGGAAGATGGCATGATTTTGGAAAAATTGCAATCCCCTTTTATATTCTTAATAAGCCTACAAGATTAAGTATTCATGAGTGTGAAATAATGAAAAAACATCCAACATACTCCTATGCTTTACTTAATCTGTGTGGATTTGGAATGTATGTAAAAAAAGCTATATTGTATCACCATGAAGACTACTGCGGCACAGGCTATCCTTATGGTCTAGCAAAAGAAAATATACCCTTATCTTCTAGAATCCTTAGAATATGTGACATATATGATGCCTTAACGGAAGATAGGGTATATAGAGATAAATTAAGCTATCATATGGCTTTATCCATAATGGATAAGGATTGTAACAACGGCAAACTCGATTATCATATCTATTCCGTATTTAAGACTATGATGAGATCACGAACTGTTAATACATATAGCCAAATATACAGAACAGGGAGTTGGTAA
- a CDS encoding S-layer homology domain-containing protein: protein MKKLINLCMVFIFMVSVTSNVLASEIIEPSDWAKDIIKESIEEGLVPEHLQNNYQDDITREEFTELMVTAIIAKVNKYNDDYMDEYTRKAWKFQTLTVDNYFDYVTTDVQFTDTDNNYVKMANTLGIIQGVGDNKFAPDDLITREQAACMFFNYAQTKVSASRKPAEYDLSDIETCSDWARLGVKLAYSVSLFNGTKEPVRGEWGSVVTKGAFSPLENITREQAIVVTKRMADRDLLDKLRIQNYYDITMDELFYGIQIKDNSVSLLNGDYENDISPDLTVAFEYSWFRDIITDYPTGAFESIFSRPYGLVHPSWDWKNAEGILNGERQVYDFGVFTLIHNDTPDTLVTVYKNVNIGYTTRADIYFRYITEDDTYRIYLIEEE from the coding sequence ATGAAAAAGTTAATTAATTTATGTATGGTATTTATTTTTATGGTAAGTGTGACATCTAACGTATTGGCATCAGAAATTATTGAGCCTAGTGATTGGGCTAAAGATATTATTAAAGAAAGTATTGAAGAAGGTTTAGTACCTGAACATTTACAAAATAATTATCAAGATGATATTACTAGAGAAGAGTTTACGGAACTAATGGTAACTGCTATTATAGCTAAAGTCAATAAATATAATGATGATTATATGGATGAGTATACAAGAAAAGCTTGGAAATTTCAAACACTAACTGTAGATAACTATTTTGACTATGTAACTACAGATGTTCAGTTTACCGATACAGATAATAATTATGTTAAAATGGCTAATACTTTAGGAATCATTCAAGGTGTTGGAGATAATAAATTTGCACCTGATGATTTAATAACAAGAGAGCAAGCAGCATGCATGTTTTTTAATTACGCACAGACAAAAGTATCTGCAAGCCGTAAACCTGCAGAATACGATTTATCAGATATTGAAACGTGTAGCGACTGGGCTAGGCTAGGTGTTAAATTAGCTTATAGTGTGTCTTTATTTAATGGAACAAAAGAACCTGTTAGAGGTGAATGGGGTTCTGTTGTAACTAAAGGTGCCTTTAGCCCTTTAGAAAACATAACGCGTGAACAAGCTATTGTAGTTACTAAACGTATGGCAGATAGGGATCTTCTAGATAAATTGCGTATTCAAAATTATTATGATATAACTATGGATGAATTATTCTATGGTATACAAATAAAAGATAATAGTGTTAGCTTATTAAACGGAGATTATGAAAACGATATATCCCCTGATCTTACTGTAGCTTTTGAGTATTCTTGGTTTAGAGATATTATAACTGATTATCCTACAGGTGCCTTTGAAAGTATTTTTAGCAGACCTTACGGATTAGTCCACCCTTCTTGGGATTGGAAAAATGCAGAAGGAATATTGAACGGAGAACGTCAAGTTTATGATTTTGGAGTATTTACACTAATTCATAACGATACACCAGATACTTTAGTTACAGTGTATAAGAATGTAAATATAGGGTATACTACCCGAGCTGATATTTACTTTAGATATATCACTGAAGATGACACTTATAGAATATATTTGATAGAGGAGGAATAA
- a CDS encoding WXG100 family type VII secretion target: MNRPVKRINYSDAMRKVRKIRRLSSDLTGESRDLNNVINDIVYIWKGEASKQFISQGEILEDSIKSTATKMDQLADKIFNAAVDIRAEDDRRLERYHEWLDEHRSS; the protein is encoded by the coding sequence ATGAACCGACCTGTTAAAAGAATTAATTATTCAGATGCAATGAGAAAAGTAAGAAAAATAAGACGATTGTCTAGTGATTTAACTGGTGAATCAAGAGATTTAAACAATGTTATTAATGATATTGTGTATATATGGAAGGGGGAAGCATCAAAACAATTTATTAGTCAAGGTGAGATACTAGAAGATAGCATCAAGTCTACAGCCACAAAAATGGATCAATTAGCAGATAAAATTTTTAATGCTGCAGTTGATATAAGAGCAGAGGATGATAGGCGGTTAGAAAGATATCATGAATGGTTAGATGAACATCGTTCTTCTTAA
- the essC gene encoding type VII secretion protein EssC has translation MKEMVLYVYYNETVREYVLSNEIQLCNMMLSEVLPVVLFNGEWFLAPNEYTVVSKKKIDVGDKINVSFTDSEEIATIYVDMETNCELSFKKYSIEEEKQIQIGNSDNNSIYYDGFDMKENHAVISLEKGRATISVKKDKCLCVNGKMVSSTVLNYGDFIHIMGLKMFYLGRSLAINSSIYLKNCDLSPYIPIKPRENEPVKNKKRTKKEDMYFQRSPRIIKKLEEGVINIDSPPAPPDEKEQPLILSIGPALTMGMAMMVSLLFTIYSSRNNPFMVIPGIAMTGSMLLGAVLWPVLNKRYRKRMKKKEEKKRIKRYRQYMQNEYSRLEEKIAYNKKVLLVTYPEPTILINRAMNRDRRLWERMPSNRDFLDIRLGIGTMPSLINIQKPKEGFTMNDDNLMGELKDIGKNFDGVSNMPITFSMMKSNMLGIIGRREITVDTAMASIVHISSLHSYDEVKIVCVYNQKESEKWEWVKQLPHVWAPEKALRFVASSRDEVRDVFLCLKELLSDRDESQDKDKVMHLPHFLVYIADPELVEDELVMKYLTNPNKQLGVSTIFIYEKLNLLPKECKAFVQCDETESSLYNRDKPESGLIRFTPDSVIGKDLDSYSRALAGIKIKEIASSASLTSMLTFLEMYKIGRIEKLSIKSRWKNNLSYRTLEAPLGVKAGGSQFLLNIHEKHHGPHGLIAGMTGSGKSEFIQSYILSMAVNYHPHDVAFILIDYKGGGMANCFIGLPHISGTITNLGGNQIRRSLVSLQSELKRRQRIFAEHGVNHIDKYQQMYKEGKANEPLPHLVIISDEFAELKAGQPEFMQELVSAARIGRSLGVHLILATQKPSGVVDDQIWSNTRFRICLKVLDKSDSNEMLKRPEAANIREPGRCYVQVGNNEIFELVQSGWSGGAYIPTDKIENDADNQISLIDGCGRAIQTVSCKPKAVKSSTTQLTAVVDYISELADEEGIEPLKLWLDPLEEEVFIQDVEDRDIGWTGEEWQEVDHWLYPSIGLIDDPANQRQLPLKLDIGNMGHILLVGAPGTGKTTFLQTMIYSLVTSYSPDLVNLYLLDFGGRTMGYYQYLPHTGGVIFSEESDKLDKLFKLLKKELDSRKKKFSEYGVGTLKAYMEASKKKIPAMIVIIDNYEAFNELYPDYEYIITTFSREGGNYGIDMVITASNTNSVKFKIAQSIKLMVALQLNDKYDYVNLVGQTGGLVPEQVKGRGLCKMEIPLEFQTALACKSVNEAERVQKLRDLFKVMNEKWKGNKAKPIPFVPEKLDVDLLLDQMDSKELIENNMLPIGYDVDEAEIVAIDFTGICSYTILGYEMTGKTNLLKVMLRIIASNMDWKVYVVENGKSLQKMSSKYQVDGYVNSVEAFDSFIEGLVEEMKIRLKDLKQFREEDNEEIKEYEYMKKYQRIFVLIEDYDNFLEMISKNAKSLLENITKNGVGLEVCFVFTADTSTLLMHRSTPLYGNVFKGMNGILLGGKFDSQNVYDVQMDYRKRSVSLNPGLGYLINRSNYVTIKTPQL, from the coding sequence ATGAAAGAAATGGTATTATATGTTTATTATAATGAAACAGTAAGAGAGTATGTACTTTCTAATGAAATTCAGTTATGCAACATGATGTTGTCTGAGGTACTTCCTGTAGTTTTATTTAATGGAGAATGGTTTTTGGCTCCTAACGAATATACTGTTGTGTCCAAAAAAAAGATAGATGTAGGAGATAAAATTAATGTTTCCTTCACTGACAGCGAAGAAATAGCAACAATATATGTTGATATGGAAACTAATTGCGAATTAAGTTTCAAAAAATATAGTATTGAGGAAGAAAAGCAAATTCAAATCGGCAATTCAGATAATAATTCTATCTACTATGATGGATTTGACATGAAGGAAAATCATGCTGTTATTAGTCTCGAAAAAGGTAGAGCTACAATAAGTGTTAAAAAAGATAAATGCTTATGTGTTAATGGTAAAATGGTTTCATCTACAGTCTTGAATTATGGTGATTTTATACACATCATGGGGCTTAAGATGTTTTACCTTGGCAGATCTCTTGCCATTAATAGCTCTATATATCTAAAAAACTGCGATTTATCACCTTATATTCCAATCAAACCAAGGGAAAATGAACCGGTAAAAAACAAGAAAAGAACAAAAAAAGAGGATATGTATTTTCAACGTTCACCCAGAATCATTAAAAAACTAGAGGAAGGTGTAATAAATATAGATTCTCCACCAGCACCTCCCGATGAAAAAGAACAGCCGCTTATTTTATCTATAGGACCTGCTTTGACAATGGGTATGGCTATGATGGTTAGCCTATTATTTACTATATATTCAAGCAGAAACAATCCATTTATGGTTATACCAGGTATAGCTATGACAGGTTCAATGCTTTTAGGCGCTGTTTTATGGCCTGTACTTAATAAAAGATATAGAAAAAGGATGAAGAAAAAAGAAGAAAAAAAGCGGATCAAGCGTTATAGGCAATATATGCAGAATGAGTACTCTAGGTTGGAAGAAAAGATAGCCTATAACAAAAAAGTGTTACTTGTGACATATCCAGAACCAACAATTTTAATAAACAGAGCAATGAACAGAGATAGAAGACTCTGGGAACGAATGCCTTCCAATAGGGATTTTCTAGATATTAGATTAGGTATAGGAACGATGCCATCTCTTATAAACATTCAAAAGCCTAAAGAAGGTTTTACCATGAATGATGATAATCTTATGGGAGAGTTAAAAGATATAGGAAAAAATTTTGATGGGGTATCCAATATGCCTATAACCTTTTCCATGATGAAGAGCAACATGCTCGGGATTATTGGAAGAAGAGAAATTACTGTTGATACAGCTATGGCATCTATTGTACATATCAGTTCATTACATAGTTATGATGAAGTCAAGATAGTATGTGTATATAATCAAAAAGAATCTGAGAAATGGGAATGGGTTAAACAGCTTCCTCATGTATGGGCACCTGAAAAAGCATTGCGATTCGTAGCCTCATCAAGGGATGAAGTAAGAGATGTGTTCTTATGCTTAAAAGAGTTGTTAAGTGATAGGGATGAAAGTCAAGATAAAGATAAAGTAATGCATTTGCCACATTTCTTAGTGTATATTGCTGATCCTGAATTAGTTGAAGACGAGCTAGTCATGAAATATCTCACTAATCCTAATAAACAGTTAGGTGTTTCAACAATATTCATATATGAGAAATTGAATCTTCTTCCAAAAGAATGTAAAGCTTTTGTACAATGTGATGAAACTGAGAGTAGTCTATATAACAGAGATAAACCTGAAAGTGGATTGATTAGATTCACACCGGATTCTGTTATAGGAAAAGATTTGGATTCATATTCGAGAGCTCTTGCTGGAATTAAGATAAAAGAAATAGCATCTTCTGCTTCATTGACTTCTATGCTTACTTTCTTAGAGATGTACAAGATCGGAAGGATTGAGAAACTTTCCATAAAGAGTAGATGGAAAAACAATCTTTCTTATAGAACTCTAGAAGCACCATTAGGTGTCAAAGCAGGAGGATCACAATTTCTATTGAACATTCATGAAAAGCATCATGGTCCACATGGTCTGATAGCTGGTATGACAGGATCAGGTAAAAGTGAATTCATTCAATCATATATATTATCAATGGCAGTCAATTATCATCCACATGATGTTGCATTCATACTTATTGATTATAAAGGTGGAGGCATGGCTAACTGCTTCATAGGTCTTCCACATATTTCGGGAACAATAACTAACCTTGGTGGAAACCAGATACGACGTTCATTGGTATCATTACAGAGTGAATTAAAGAGAAGACAAAGAATCTTTGCAGAGCATGGAGTCAACCATATTGATAAATATCAACAGATGTATAAAGAAGGAAAAGCCAATGAACCATTACCACATTTAGTAATCATATCTGATGAGTTTGCTGAGTTGAAAGCAGGGCAGCCAGAATTCATGCAGGAATTGGTTAGTGCAGCCAGAATAGGACGAAGCCTTGGGGTACATTTGATTCTTGCAACACAGAAACCATCAGGTGTAGTTGATGATCAAATATGGAGTAATACTAGGTTCAGAATATGTCTGAAAGTACTTGACAAATCTGACAGTAATGAAATGTTAAAGAGACCTGAAGCGGCTAACATCAGAGAACCAGGTCGATGTTATGTACAAGTTGGCAATAATGAAATATTCGAGTTGGTTCAGTCTGGATGGAGTGGTGGAGCATATATTCCAACAGATAAAATAGAGAATGATGCAGATAATCAAATATCTCTTATTGACGGTTGTGGAAGAGCGATACAAACAGTGTCATGTAAGCCAAAAGCGGTCAAGAGCTCTACGACTCAGCTAACGGCTGTGGTTGATTATATATCTGAACTAGCAGATGAGGAAGGAATCGAACCGTTAAAATTATGGCTTGATCCTTTAGAGGAAGAAGTTTTCATTCAAGATGTAGAAGATAGAGATATTGGATGGACTGGAGAAGAATGGCAAGAAGTAGACCATTGGTTGTATCCTTCAATAGGATTGATAGATGATCCAGCTAATCAAAGACAATTACCATTGAAACTTGATATAGGTAATATGGGACATATTCTATTAGTAGGAGCACCTGGAACTGGAAAAACTACATTCTTACAGACAATGATATATTCTCTTGTAACATCTTATTCACCAGATTTAGTTAATCTATATCTATTGGATTTTGGTGGAAGGACAATGGGATATTATCAATACCTACCACATACAGGAGGGGTTATCTTCTCTGAGGAATCAGATAAGCTGGATAAACTCTTCAAATTACTTAAAAAAGAATTAGATAGCAGGAAGAAAAAGTTCTCTGAGTACGGGGTAGGAACCTTAAAAGCATATATGGAAGCTTCTAAAAAGAAAATACCAGCAATGATTGTAATAATAGATAACTATGAAGCTTTTAATGAACTATATCCAGATTATGAGTATATTATAACAACATTTTCACGTGAAGGTGGAAATTATGGTATTGATATGGTTATAACAGCTAGCAATACTAACTCTGTAAAATTCAAGATAGCTCAAAGCATTAAATTAATGGTTGCATTGCAACTTAATGATAAATATGATTATGTCAACTTAGTAGGGCAGACTGGAGGACTTGTACCTGAACAGGTAAAAGGCCGTGGACTTTGTAAAATGGAGATACCTCTTGAATTCCAGACTGCATTAGCATGTAAATCCGTCAACGAAGCTGAAAGGGTGCAGAAACTAAGAGACCTATTCAAGGTAATGAATGAAAAATGGAAAGGTAATAAGGCTAAACCTATACCTTTTGTTCCTGAAAAATTGGATGTAGACCTTCTACTAGACCAAATGGATTCAAAAGAATTAATAGAAAACAATATGCTACCTATAGGTTATGATGTTGATGAAGCTGAAATTGTGGCCATAGATTTCACTGGTATATGTTCATATACTATATTGGGTTATGAGATGACAGGTAAAACTAATTTACTGAAAGTCATGTTGAGAATCATTGCTAGTAACATGGATTGGAAAGTATATGTAGTGGAAAATGGTAAAAGTCTTCAAAAGATGTCATCTAAATATCAAGTTGATGGATATGTCAATAGTGTTGAAGCATTCGACAGTTTCATAGAAGGTTTAGTTGAAGAAATGAAGATAAGGTTAAAAGACCTGAAACAGTTCAGAGAAGAAGATAATGAAGAAATAAAAGAATATGAGTATATGAAGAAATATCAAAGGATTTTCGTACTAATCGAGGATTATGACAATTTTTTAGAAATGATATCAAAAAATGCAAAAAGTTTACTAGAGAATATCACAAAAAATGGTGTGGGACTCGAAGTATGTTTTGTATTTACAGCAGATACCAGTACTTTATTAATGCATAGATCAACTCCATTATATGGTAATGTTTTCAAGGGTATGAATGGTATTCTTCTTGGAGGTAAATTTGATTCTCAAAACGTATATGATGTACAGATGGATTATAGAAAAAGAAGTGTATCACTGAACCCTGGACTTGGATATTTAATAAACAGAAGTAATTATGTAACCATAAAGACACCTCAGTTATGA
- a CDS encoding WXG100 family type VII secretion target, translating to MSRSITVTPSTLRTQSGTISKKVDYYEELYAKLISEVDELETQWKGKGNKKFAEQIHDFKPKFDKLAEVLNSYCLFLNKAANIYQETENNVFDNANRLGV from the coding sequence ATGTCAAGGTCAATTACTGTAACACCATCCACATTAAGAACACAGTCAGGAACTATATCTAAAAAAGTAGATTATTATGAAGAATTATATGCAAAATTGATTTCTGAAGTAGATGAATTAGAAACTCAATGGAAAGGTAAAGGAAATAAGAAATTTGCTGAGCAAATACATGATTTCAAACCTAAATTTGATAAATTAGCTGAGGTTCTTAATAGTTATTGTTTATTTTTAAATAAAGCTGCAAATATCTATCAAGAAACAGAAAACAATGTTTTTGATAATGCAAATAGGTTAGGTGTGTAA
- a CDS encoding sigma-70 family RNA polymerase sigma factor, with protein MLQNEFNENRKKNLKKLEDILREEEKNEKNQKRRYYRHNISYEHLEEKHFYYKSNTTNANDIIDSLLEFQETLENKDLYQSFRKLKPKDIEIIKMRYVDQLSFKEIAEQLDMKEDTVGKRHRRAIDKLRKGILKPKK; from the coding sequence ATGTTACAGAATGAATTTAATGAAAACAGGAAGAAAAATCTTAAGAAATTGGAGGACATTCTCAGAGAAGAAGAAAAAAATGAAAAGAATCAGAAAAGAAGATATTACAGACATAATATCTCCTATGAACATCTTGAAGAAAAACACTTTTACTACAAAAGCAATACAACCAATGCAAATGATATTATTGATTCTTTGTTAGAATTTCAGGAAACCCTAGAAAACAAGGACTTATATCAATCATTCAGAAAATTAAAGCCTAAAGACATAGAAATCATAAAAATGAGATATGTTGACCAATTGAGTTTTAAAGAAATTGCTGAACAATTAGACATGAAAGAGGATACTGTAGGAAAAAGGCACAGAAGAGCAATAGATAAGTTAAGAAAAGGTATATTAAAGCCAAAAAAATAG